The genomic region ATACCCGTTCCCATACCGAACACGGAAGTCAAGCTCTCCTGCGCCGATGATACTGCTCTTTAGCGGGAAAGTAGGTAGCTGCCGGCTTTTTTTTTGTCTTTTATTAAAAAAATTCAGGTTCTTATTGAAGTTCTTTAGTAAGAGATAGAGAATTGAAAAAAAAATATATCGGTGATCATGGCGGAGAGGAAATACCCGTTCCCATACCGAACACGGAAGTCAAGCTCTCTTGCGCCGATGATACTGCTCTTTAGCGGGAAAGTAGGTAGTTGCCGATTTTTTTATATTTTACTCCGTCCATAAGGACGGATTTTTTTTATTTAAATAATAATATACTTTCTGTTACAATTTTTTTAAATTTTGGAGCTGCATCATTTGCGGCCTGCTGAACTTCTTCATGGGATAAAGGAGTCTCTGTCATACCGGCTGCTAAATTACAGATACAGGAAATACCACAAACTTTCATGTTCATGTGATTAGCTGTAATGGCTTCTACTACAGTAGACATACCTACTGCATCTGTTCCTAAAGTACGGAGCATTCTGATTTCTGCAGGAGATTCAAAACTAGGGCCTGTAAGTTGCGTATAAATTCCCTCTTTTAGTGTAATTGAATTATTTTTTGCGACATTTCTGATGATTGCTTGCAAATCTTTATTATATACTTGGGTCATATCAGGAAACCTTACACCGAGTTCATCAATATTTTTTCCGATAAGAGGATTTGGGGCAAAACAGCTTATGTGATCGGTAATAAGCATTAAGTCACCGGCTTTGAAAGTGTTATTTACTCCGCCTGATGCATTTGTAAGAAATAAAATTTCGGCCCCTAAAAGTTTCATCAATCTCACTGGCAGAACAACATCTGAAATGTCATATCCTTCATAATAATGAATACGGCCTTTCATACATACAACAGGTACTTCACCCACATAGCCGAATATGAACTTTCCGGCATGACCTGGTACCGTAGAAACTGGAAAACCTTTTATATCGTGATAATCAATTTCACATTCAATATTTATTCCATCTGCATAATCTCCAAGGCCTGAGCCGAGAATTAAGGCAACTTTGGGTACAAATCCTGTCTTTTTGCGGACACTTTTAAGGCATTCGTTGAGCTTTTCTGAAATTGTAATCATTAATATCTCCTGTATATAGTTTATTGGGAATTACCATGATACATCAGAATCTTGATTTGTGCATTTTTATTTTAAATTTATGTAAAGCAACAGCATGTATTTTTTGTACTTGTAACTTTTGATAATAGAAGTTAATTTAAATAACAAAAAAACTTGGGAGAAAAAAAATGATTGAAGTAGAGCACGTTTCCAAGAAATTTGGAAATTTCAGTGCGGTTGATGACATCAGTTTTTCCATTCAAACGGGAGAGATTATAGGCCTGCTTGGACCTAATGGTGCCGGAAAAACCACGACTATGAGAATGATAACAGGATATCTTGAACCTACTTCCGGTGTGATAAAAATTGACGGAGTAGATATTACTTCTGATCCTGTAGAATCTAAGCGTAAAATAGGCTACATGCCTGAAAGTGCACCTCTTTATGGTGATATGATTGTCGCAGATTATTTGAAATATGTTGCAGACGTAGAAGGTGCCGATTCAGTTGAGAAAATACCGGAATTATGCAGACTTTGCGGATTAAAAGAAGTTATG from Treponema rectale harbors:
- a CDS encoding purine-nucleoside phosphorylase, whose amino-acid sequence is MITISEKLNECLKSVRKKTGFVPKVALILGSGLGDYADGINIECEIDYHDIKGFPVSTVPGHAGKFIFGYVGEVPVVCMKGRIHYYEGYDISDVVLPVRLMKLLGAEILFLTNASGGVNNTFKAGDLMLITDHISCFAPNPLIGKNIDELGVRFPDMTQVYNKDLQAIIRNVAKNNSITLKEGIYTQLTGPSFESPAEIRMLRTLGTDAVGMSTVVEAITANHMNMKVCGISCICNLAAGMTETPLSHEEVQQAANDAAPKFKKIVTESILLFK